A genomic stretch from Dissulfurispira thermophila includes:
- a CDS encoding 4Fe-4S dicluster domain-containing protein translates to MSKKYALLVDLRKCVGCTSCQVSCKMENAAPMGHFRSRVDIADSGEYPKAKRYFFPKICNQCDEPPCILPCPVKGATYKREDGVVMVNRDLCIGCGRCVGACPYGARFMHPHIPVKNDPSKYAKDVPEVKGKKAKDLRVVDKCDYCSHRLAEGIEEPACVRNCVGKARFFGDTSDSQSDVSKLMASVKTEKWHPEYGTKPRTTFIAPDKAVFEAADGQINR, encoded by the coding sequence ATGTCAAAAAAGTATGCGTTGCTTGTTGACCTGAGAAAGTGCGTTGGCTGCACATCCTGTCAGGTATCCTGCAAGATGGAAAATGCAGCACCAATGGGACACTTCAGGTCAAGGGTGGATATTGCCGATTCGGGTGAATATCCAAAGGCAAAAAGGTATTTCTTCCCGAAGATCTGCAATCAGTGTGATGAGCCGCCGTGCATCCTTCCATGTCCTGTGAAAGGCGCCACTTACAAGAGGGAAGACGGCGTTGTAATGGTAAACAGGGATCTATGCATCGGCTGTGGAAGGTGTGTAGGTGCATGTCCTTATGGTGCGAGATTCATGCATCCGCATATCCCTGTGAAGAATGATCCATCAAAGTATGCCAAAGATGTGCCTGAGGTTAAGGGCAAAAAGGCAAAGGATTTGAGGGTTGTTGACAAATGTGATTACTGTAGCCACAGGCTTGCAGAGGGTATTGAAGAGCCTGCATGTGTAAGAAACTGCGTGGGCAAGGCAAGATTCTTTGGCGACACGAGCGATTCTCAGAGCGATGTCTCAAAACTAATGGCGTCTGTAAAGACAGAAAAATGGCATCCTGAATACGGCACAAAGCCGAGGACAACCTTTATCGCACCTGATAAAGCGGTCTTTGAAGCGGCTGACGGCCAGATAAACAGGTAG